A segment of the Gossypium hirsutum isolate 1008001.06 chromosome D10, Gossypium_hirsutum_v2.1, whole genome shotgun sequence genome:
ataatatttTGGGAGTCATACTTTAATatgctgtatatatataattaatagccatacgaaattagcttattttcttatggtttaactgaactgaaatgttatgttttgttataaaaaaattaaaattattaaagtagaatttataattatacttacttcatATTTGACTAATTTAACATAGatgtaaaatttttgaattctACTGAATGTCTGTGTTAAGTTGCGTtttgtccgataatgcctcgtaaccctaatttatttatgtatacGGGTTAGTAAGATGAaatctcagaataataaattaaaattttaaaatgtttggaCCAAATTAATGGTCTCTGGCTATTCTtgatttttatttccaaaatagtgtttcaatCTCTGTCCATTGACTTTGAACTTGTGTCCATCACGTAAATCTTGAATTGTGACTTCACCATAGGGAAATATGTTGACAACTTTGAATGGTCTAGACCAACGTGAATGCAATTTACCAGGGTGCAATTTAAGTCGAGATTTGAGTAATAAAACCTGTTGACCCTCGGTAAATTGTCGCTGCAAAATAATCTTCTCATGCCATCatttggtcttttccttataaattgcagcattttcataagcatttctTCAAATCTTCTCTAGCTTGGTGATGTCCAACAACCTTTTCTTTCCAAcagcttcatagtccatgttcacttgcttaattgcccacatCGCTTTGTGTTCCTCTTCAACTAGAAAgcgacatgctttcccaaaaaccaattggTACGGTGACATTCCCAATAGAGTCTTATATGTTGTCCGCAATGCCCATAGAGCATCATCTAATATGGAAGACCAACCTTTTCTTGAAGGAttcacaaccttctcaagaatgttctTAATTTTCCAAATTGAAACTTTATCTTGTCCATTGGTTTGTGGATGATAAGTAGTGGCCATTCTGTGATTGACTCCATATCTCTTTAATACGGCtaccacttggttgcaatgaaaatGTACACCCTGATCAGTAATCAAGGCCTTTGGTGTGCCGAAACCGGTgaatatatgcttgtgaaaaatttGAGCACTGTTCTTGCATTATCCTTTAGGACAGCAATCGCCTCCACCCACTGAGAGACATAGTCAATAGCGACTAATATAtaatgatttccaaatgaaattggTAACGGTCCCATAAAATACATTCCCCAAACATCGAACAATTCAACTTCTATAATTGGCTGTTGTAACATTTCATTACGTCGGGAAATAGAACTGGTACGCTGACATTTATcacattgattcacaaaattatgaGCATCTTTAAACAATGACAGCTGGTAGAATCTTGATTGTAGAACCTTAGCAGCAGTTCTTATACCACCAAAATGGCCTCCATAAGGAGTATCATCATAGTGTTTCAAGATTGAAAGCATCACTTTTTCTGGAACACAATGTCGAATGATGTTGCaattgcataccttgaataaatacggcTCGTTCCAATGGTACTGCACTACGTcacgaagaaatctttcttttttatgatcCTTGATACTCAATGGGAGCTTACCACACACTAAGTAATTAACCAAATCTACATACCAAGGTGTTACATCGACAGTGAATAACATCTCATCTGGGAATATGTCGACAATTGGAAGTATTTTCCCGTCTTCGCTGCCAACTGTTAATCTAGACAAATGATCAGCAACTTGATTCTCTGACCCCTTTCGGTCTTTTATCTCGATGTGAAATTCTTGCAACAATAATATCCATCATATCAATCTTGGTTTTTCATCTTTTTTCGTAAAGAGATATCGCAATGCAAAATGATCAGTGAATATCGTAACTTTTGCACCGACAGGATAAGAGcgaaacttgtcgaaagcaaagactacagccaacaattctttctctgtggTGGTATAATTAAGTTGAGCCTCTATAAGAGTTTTGGTAACATAATAGATGGCGTGAAATATTTTTTCCTGGTGTTGTCCTAGCATTGCACCCGCGGCGAAATCAATTGCATCGCACATgacttcaaaaggttgagaccaataaGGTACAACGAAAATGGGTGCATTGACCAGCTGCTTCTTAAACTGAATAAAGGCATCCAGACATGCCTCATCAAAGAGGAATTTTTTATTCTGTTCCAGCAATGAGCACAATGGTTTTGCAATTATTGAAAAATTCCTAATAAACCGTCGGTAAAATCCTGCATGTCCAAGAAAGCTACGAATATCTTTCACATTTATTGGTGggggtaatttctcaatgatatCACCTTAGCTTTATCTACTTGAATACCCTGATTAGGGATACGATGACCCTGCATAATGCCTTCAATTGCcacaaaataacatttttccCAGTTCAAGACAAGATAAGTGTCCTCACATCGCTTcagtactttatccaaattgtcagcgcaatgatcaaaatcattcccataaactaaaaaatcatccaaaaaaccTATAAAGAGTCTTTGATTATATCTGAGAGTATTGCCATCATACACATTTGAAATGTCGTTGGTGCATTACAAAGACCGAAATGCATACGACGAAAAGGAAAAGTACCAAAGGGGCAGGTGAAAGTTGTTTTCCCCTGATCCTCTAGTGCAATAGCTATTTGGTTGTACCCAGAATAGCCCTCTAGGAAGCAATAACAAGCTTTTCCAGCAAGCCAatctaacatttggtcaatgaaggGAAGTGGAAAATGATCCTTCCTTGTGGCTGCATTTAATTAATGATAGTCCATACAAGCTCGCCATCCCGTGGGGATACGTGTTGGTAGTAATTCATCCTTATCATTACGAACCACTGTGATGCCATTCTTTTTTGGGACGCATTATACTGGATTCACCCACTTGCTATCAGAAATCGGGTAAATAATTCAtgcatcaagccattttatgatttctttcttgaccACTTCCTCCATCTTCTCGTTTAACCTTCTTTGCAGTTCAATTGACTGTTGGCCTTCATTTTCTAACTTGATTTTGTACATGCAAAAAGGAGGACTAATACCTTGAATATCCGCAATAGTCCAAGCAATAGCTCATATGTGCTACTTGAGAATATGAGTCAATTTCTTTCTTGTGTTTCATCTAGTGTTGCGGAGACAATAACTGGAAGAGTATTTTGATCACCCAAAAGTATGCATTTAAGATGAAGAGGTAGTGGTTTCAAAATCAGAGTGAGAGCTTTTTTAGTTGATGGTTTAAAAATTGGAGTGGTTCTGTTGGTTAGGTCTAAAGATTCAATTTTCCATCTATGCTTGAATTCAACAGTACTAGCTTCAACTGTGCTATCACAATTGTCTATGGATTCAGCCTCAGATGTCATTGTAATTTCTTGAGCAAGGACTGTGCTTTGGTTGTTGAAATCTTCCTCAATCAAATCATTTAGACATCGACAGTACGACACTTTACTTTATCCTTGTGATGAACAGACTCAAAAACACTAAAGGTAACTTGCTCATCATCCAgtcgcatggtgagttcacctttacAAACATCAATGACAGTTCGGCCGGTGGCAAGAAAATGGTTTTCCTAAGATTATGGGAACCTCATTGTCTGCCTCGCAGtcaaaaaaacaaatttatccaCACAAACTAAAACATCTTTAATTTTCCCCTTCAGGTTGAGCTAAAGATCGATCTGCCAGTTGCAATGTCACTATAGTGGGTTTCATGTGACAAATTCCCAACTTTCTAAAAGTATATAGTGGTGTCAGGTTGATGCTAGATCGCAAATCGAATAAAGCTTTGCCTAAATACTGATTGCCAATCGAACATGGAATAGTAAAGCTTTcaggatctttcaatttagggGGCAACTTGTTTGTCAAGACAGAACTACAGCcttctgtgagtgcaatagtttcaacATCAGTGCATTTTTTCGTCTTGGACAagaggtctttcataaatttctcataactcaaaatttgtaCCAGAGCGTCCAATAAAGGAATGTTGATGTGCAGTTGTTTTAGTGTATGCTGTTGTTGTCGCTGTCTTTGGATATTCTAATTCTTTATCAAAGAATGTTGTGGTTGTATCTAATTTCGATTTGATTTTTTCTGACCTTGTTGTTTATACCTATAAGGATGCTGATTGTAGTTCTACTATTGTTGAGTATAATTCCCTTATCTTGGATTATAATTGCCCTGAGTATATGAATTCCCATATCTGAATGTCACAGCATTTTGTCCAACAttctgagttccccaaaactATTGGTGTAATAACTAgatagaaatgagataaattgtgaggatagaAACAAGATAGTTCCCTTGTCTTGGATTATAATTTCCCTTGTCttgttttttttctattaatatcGGTGTAATAACTAGATagaaacaagataaattgtgaggatagttgtcgaAGCAATTacttgaaaataataagataaagtaTGCTATGGATAaattgggatccccaacatgaatcttcagtagTATACTAAGTACTCATAAGGTATAAAAGATGGGTGATTGTCGACACAATAAAAattaatgtatatcttaccaaatGCTACTCTTTTATATAATCTgggacttaaccatacacattaACCTCACCTTCCAATGATGGCAATATGGAACTATTAAGAACAATTGGACTAAATTCCTTTAGTCCTTACTCAACTTTCGCTGAAATGCTTATTAGCTCAAACTGTCACAACACCTTCCAGtgttagtgactgcaataacactgcCTTCTATTATGTTCATCCTCTCACTTCTTCCTAAATAAAATCTACAATACAAAGtaaacaaaattattaaattgataaaaggtAAATGAAATAACTAGGAGAAACTTAAAAATTGCTGAGGTGAAACATCTCAGGGGTCAATGGGCTGTTTGTCTCCATCCACATGAGCACGCcaatattgtttt
Coding sequences within it:
- the LOC107915618 gene encoding uncharacterized protein — protein: MATTYHPQTNGQDKVSIWKIKNILEKVVNPSRKGWSSILDDALWALRTTYKTLLGMSPYQLVFGKACRFLVEEEHKAMWAIKQVNMDYEAVGKKRLLDITKLEKI